In the Diprion similis isolate iyDipSimi1 chromosome 2, iyDipSimi1.1, whole genome shotgun sequence genome, one interval contains:
- the LOC124416427 gene encoding uncharacterized protein LOC124416427 isoform X4, whose product MQSNAETGIEPYEYQLILEVLRRDATILDRVRVKLSRAAKEAKEAKDEKTKQILDDSRCACCLKPFVVGRGVGCGECGSRVCRKGCSRWDTPDNAWHCLFCHQRRLLQLWLRRNEKWFETFGGLSADHNDASHRFSTAKSEVFLAGADYAGVGPGVGLAAGGEEDAGDSVERVRDFVEKIVEGLVGDVDEIPIDRLYDHIAYDRLVANYKQPLAGALARLAIALQLSIGNKPAADTPTMAHAALRDLVERAVEEARKLPGLGNPDAGRSTEPGDVADQTYEDLLATAILNKVIEKYQTERVDNNSNTLGAKKTSQNQKYITSEIEVGLDEGVEEGSSSLEPLSQDEYGSDCSAPPSKYSINRQEPLSLTIEEHIEEVTTTYTSDEEERDEAAANGLNFNKAHRVPFPEFGMDIIDLSQESSEELQDEVSTPTHVDLVTPVESWEENWLFQKKKMQAQSEPVSMLVPNPSEDLKPLIGDREADDTSDLSDCSAHSDEEIEDELLEAINNVIPKPPGNTEETEASGLLEAKGRGEINTRTADDARTIVHDNLTMNTATHFQINEPSANGMTNGHNEQKPASPSSGTTEIKLGIEDMLVFHLRDKKTSQSEQKTTHQDPSSEFIQAEKSSGNIITLDEKIGGSDVKIPEPASRVKSRASVEITSRSGVQTVVVNSSSTSFTEKSNLDVTGPEVPESVCQLDQPKDQQAKRPSVTPRLNELDKLPQDQLVNQKDDLCSKGCPRTPASSPLKQEVGATEIQTRTDFRSLDEKLVSIETKVGTNLSSLEEKLRSYVPDFEKNQDLNLTEVANGVVEARFAFVESGNENHHTVITEEHRIDLQHEDGAQQESEYTEHYATATQRHLDSLKRPGKGGKILGIHEHDDIPPPIPSTPPPIARLRQCREAAALANLEVDQPEPAERKKVEVDLFLATPPRPGTIAEREHKKWENAAPIENNPYSEENIQKRLWQRQYSRKVSSESSSGVNTEAPKVDGTSIQVVLGAGQPDVKRYGRDYYINEAKKASGERARRSAMLNAGRPNSSLSQNSGSFEGDIEQQDKIQHQETEQTSNSVTEVKTKVTTWQQNNIDSNNSNVVSQGRQRVETTIHLGIAPNKVETNDVTIKRSISEVDNSLKEQSNEELLENVRRNSKNELNAKLNNKEDLEKVAVSQVRRSFGSDHQKSINRIDLKAYGFENAIKTSSSSTTKLTEKRVVNKLDLKSYGYESDLYRNQSIGHIDEKLNNEVHVKPRIVKMKTKSNLTEHHGQRERSKSSQNLVEYEASGDFDVSKSSEIFSEEKNLSDAFDEFGGMISAKSMPNVRKIEHFSQNLTTRHRYNNEEDVIISHFGTKKERLKEEERLRRQMIKASSASHGLWKSETTILTSGRTGSIDLSSDDELDGIIVKAKSTEVLAKKEIFENTSDENTSVVGNINEDDLPMPSVRRLAQAFVSSPEEIPAPAPRVLKTHGATKKERPTTPEVQIIETPRQMHSLTARSLSREFREGLRQIPNKITSPPVSYTTSEQSIIVQTHREVVSSEIDSSGDDVRIIEPGKLKNNIKFWEQLQKQS is encoded by the exons GAGAGCAGCGAAGGAGGCGAAGGAGGCGAAGGACGAGAAGACCAAGCAGATTCTAGACGATAGTCGGTGCGCCTGTTGCCTGAAACCCTTCGTCGTAGGGCGCGGCGTCGGTTGTGGCGAGTGCGGATCCCGAGTTTGCCGCAAGGGTTGTTCCCGCTGGGACACCCCGGACAACGCCTGGCATTGCTTGTTTTGTCATCAGCGGAGGTTACTGCA GTTGTGGCTCAGGAGGAACGAGAAGTGGTTCGAGACCTTTGGCGGTTTGTCCGCCGACCACAACGACGCGTCTCACCGGTTCAGTACGGCCAAATCCGAGGTTTTTCTCGCAG GAGCGGACTATGCTGGGGTTGGTCCTGGCGTGGGTCTTGCCGCCGGAGGCGAAGAGGATGCGGGTGATTCGGTGGAAAGGGTCCGAGACTTCGTCGAGAAGATAGTCGAAGGCCTCGTCGGAGACGTCGACGAGATACCGATAGACCGCCTCTACGATCACATCGCCT ATGATCGACTTGTGGCAAACTACAAGCAACCATTGGCTGGGGCCCTAGCACGACTGGCGATAGCGCTTCAACTCTCTATCGGTA ATAAGCCGGCAGCCGATACTCCGACAATGGCGCACGCCGCGCTTCGTGATTTGGTCGAACGTGCTGTGGAGGAAGCGAGGAAGCTGCCTGGACTCGGAAATCCGGATGCTGGACGGTCCACCGAGCCCGGAGATGTAGCCGACCAGACCTACGAGGATCTACTCGCGACTGCTATACTCAACAAG GTAATCGAGAAGTACCAAACCGAACGCGTCGACAATAACAGCAACACATTAGGCGCCAAGAAAACCTCTCAGAATCAAAAATACATCACGA GCGAAATCGAGGTGGGACTCGACGAAGGCGTCGAGGAAGGCAGCAGCAGCCTCGAACCACTCTCGCAGGATGAGTATGGCAGCGATTGTAGCGCACCACCCTCGAAATATTCCATCAATCGTCAGGAACCACTATCGTTGACG ATAGAAGAGCACATCGAAGAAGTGACAACGACCTACACTTCGGACGAGGAAGAACGAGATGAAGCCGCGGCAAATGGTCTGAACTTCAACAAGGCGCATCGTGTGCCTTTCCCTGAATTTGGAATGGACATAATCGATC TTTCGCAAGAGTCTTCCGAGGAATTGCAGGACGAGGTGTCGACACCGACGCACGTGGATCTAGTCACGCCTGTCGAGTCATGGGAGGAGAATTGGCTGtttcaaaagaagaagatgcaGGCTCAATCCGAACCAGTTTCAATGCTGGTCCCAAATCCTAGCGAAGATTTAAAGCCTTTAATTGGCGATAGAGAAGCCGATGACACCTCCGATCTGTCCGACTGTTCCGCTCATTCCGACGAAGAAATTGAGGACGAACTTCTCGAAGCTATCAACAACGTGATTCCAAAACCTCCAGGTAATACGGAAGAGACCGAAGCTTCTGGTTTGCTGGAAGCTAAGGGAAGAGGGGAAATTAACACGCGAACTGCAGATGACGCCCGAACGATTGTTCACGATAATTTAACGATGAACACCGCCACTCACTTCCAAATCAACGAACCTAGTGCCAACGGAATGACGAACGGACATAACGAACAGAAACCCGCGAGTCCATCGTCGGGGACGACGGAGATCAAACTTGGCATTGAAGATATGCTCGTGTTTCATTTGAGGGACAAAAAGACGTCGCAATCTGAGCAGAAAACTACGCATCAGGATCCGTCGAGCGAGTTTATACAGGCGGAAAAATCGTCGGGAAATATCATAACGTTGGATGAAAAGATAGGTGGAAGTGATGTAAAAATTCCAGAACCAGCTTCTAGAGTGAAGTCGAGAGCTTCGGTCGAAATCACGAGTCGAAGCGGGGTCCAAACGGTCGTGGTGAACAGCTCGTCGACTTCTTTTACAGAGAAGTCTAATCTTGATGTGACAGGTCCTGAGGTACCTGAATCGGTCTGCCAGCTCGACCAACCAAAGGATCAACAAGCGAAGCGTCCATCCGTCACACCGCGACTTAACGAGTTGGATAAACTGCCTCAAGACCAGCTTGTCAACCAGAAGGATGATTTGTGCTCAAAAGGGTGCCCCAGAACTCCAGCATCATCTCCTCTTAAACAGGAAGTCGGAGCCACAGAAATCCAAACTCGTACCGATTTCCGTTCGCTGGATGAAAAACTGGTATCCATCGAGACGAAAGTTGGCACGAATCTTAGTTCGCTGGAAGAAAAACTGAGAAGCTACGTTCCGGACTTCGAAAAGAACCAAGACCTCAATCTTACGGAAGTTGCAAACGGAGTGGTTGAAGCGCGTTTCGCTTTCGTAGAAAGCGGCAACGAGAATCATCACACTGTGATAACCGAGGAGCACAGAATCGACCTGCAAC ACGAGGATGGTGCTCAGCAGGAAAGCGAGTACACCGAGCATTACGCTACAGCGACCCAGAGACACCTGGACAGTTTAAAGAGACCTGGCAAAGGTGGCAAAATACTCGGTATTCACGAGCATGACGATATCCCACCGCCAATACCCTCGACTCCTCCACCGATTGCTAGACTCAG GCAGTGCCGCGAGGCTGCGGCGTTAGCCAACCTTGAGGTTGATCAGCCCGAACCAGCCGAACGGAAGAAGGTCGAAGTTGACCTGTTTCTCGCCACCCCACCTCGTCCAG GCACGATAGCCGAGCGCGAGCATAAGAAGTGGGAAAATGCCGCGCCGATAGAGAACAATCCTTACAGTGAGGAAAACATTCAGAAAAGATTATGGCAACGACAATACTCCCGGAAGGTATCATCCGAATCTTCATCTGG GGTTAACACCGAAGCACCAAAGGTGGATGGAACCTCTATTCAAGTGGTCCTGGGCGCTGGTCAACCGGACGTCAAGAG GTATGGGAGAGACTACTATATCAACGAGGCAAAGAAAGCAAGTGGGGAGCGCGCTAGAAGATCGGCTATGTTGAATGCCGGAAGACCGAACAGCTCGTTATCCCAGAATTCCGGCTCGTTCGAAGGCGATATTGAACAGCAG GATAAAATCCAGCACCAGGAAACAGAGCAGACCTCAAACTCGGTAACGGAAGTTAAAACGAAAGTGACGACTTGGCAGCAGAATAACATTGATTCGAATAATTCTAACGTGGTATCACAGGGCAGACAGAGAGTTGAAACAACAATTCATTTGGGGATTGCTCCAAACAAGGTAGAGACCAATGACGTAACGATAAAGAGGTCAATTTCGGAAGTGGATAACTCTTTGAAAGAACAAAGTAACGAGGAGCTTTTGGAGAATGTCCGAAGGAACAGTAAGAATGAACTAAATgcaaaattgaataacaaGGAAGACTTGGAGAAAGTGGCTGTTTCACAAGTGAGAAGATCATTCGGAAGTGATCATCAGAAATCCATTAATCGCATTGACCTCAAGGCGTACGGATTtgaaaatgcaataaaaaCTAGCAGCAGTTCTACAACTAAATTGACCGAGAAACGAGTAGTGAACAAATTGGACTTGAAATCATACGGTTACGAGTCTGATTTGTACAGAAACCAATCTATCGGTCACATTGACGAAAAACTCAATAACGAGGTCCACGTGAAACCGagaattgtaaaaatgaaaacaaaatcaaatttaaccGAACATCACGGGCAACGAGAGAGGTCCAAGAGTTCGCAGAATCTGGTAGAGTACGAGGCTTCGGGTGACTTTGACGTGTCAAAGAGTAGCGAAATTTTcagtgaagagaaaaatttgtcgGACGCGTTTGATGAATTCGGCGGAATGATTTCGGCCAAGTCTATGCCGAATGTAAGGAAAATCGAAcatttttcacagaatttgaCGACGAGACATAGGTACAACAATGAAGAGGATGTGATTATCAGTCATTTTGGTACGAAGAAGGAAAGGTTAAAGGAAGAAGAACGATTGAGGCGACAAATGATCAAGGCGTCTTCGGCAAGCCATGGCTTGTGGAAATCGGAGACTACGATTCTTACAAGTGGAAGGACAGGCTCGATAGATTTATCTTCGGACGATGAACTCGATGGCATAATTGTAAAAGCAAAATCCACGGAGGTTTTGGCAAAGAaggaaatattcgaaaatacTTCCGATGAGAATACTTCCGTCGTCGGCAATATTAACGAGGACGATTTGCCAATGCCGTCTGTCCGAAGACTTGCTCAAGCTTTCGTCAGTTCACCGGAAGAAATACCAGCTCCTGCACCAAGG GTACTGAAGACGCATGGCgctacaaaaaaagaaagacccACGACTCCTGAAGTTCAGATAATAGAGACGCCAAGACAGATGCATAGTTTGACCGCAAGGTCACTTTCTCGAGAGTTCAGAGAAGGGTTGAGACAAATTCCTAACAAGATAACGTCTCCACCAGTAAGTTATACGACCAGCGAACAATCAATTATTGTTCAAACCCACCGGGAAGTAGTTTCTTCCGAAATTGATAGCTCTGGTGACGACGTTAGAATCATTGAACCGGGAAAGTTGAAGAATAACATCAAATTTTGGGAACAACTACAAAAGCAGAGCTAA
- the LOC124416427 gene encoding uncharacterized protein LOC124416427 isoform X7, with product MIPEFLEQMLTLIGGIVIAYFIYLFLKKKDDKPAADTPTMAHAALRDLVERAVEEARKLPGLGNPDAGRSTEPGDVADQTYEDLLATAILNKVIEKYQTERVDNNSNTLGAKKTSQNQKYITSEIEVGLDEGVEEGSSSLEPLSQDEYGSDCSAPPSKYSINRQEPLSLTIEEHIEEVTTTYTSDEEERDEAAANGLNFNKAHRVPFPEFGMDIIDLSQESSEELQDEVSTPTHVDLVTPVESWEENWLFQKKKMQAQSEPVSMLVPNPSEDLKPLIGDREADDTSDLSDCSAHSDEEIEDELLEAINNVIPKPPGNTEETEASGLLEAKGRGEINTRTADDARTIVHDNLTMNTATHFQINEPSANGMTNGHNEQKPASPSSGTTEIKLGIEDMLVFHLRDKKTSQSEQKTTHQDPSSEFIQAEKSSGNIITLDEKIGGSDVKIPEPASRVKSRASVEITSRSGVQTVVVNSSSTSFTEKSNLDVTGPEVPESVCQLDQPKDQQAKRPSVTPRLNELDKLPQDQLVNQKDDLCSKGCPRTPASSPLKQEVGATEIQTRTDFRSLDEKLVSIETKVGTNLSSLEEKLRSYVPDFEKNQDLNLTEVANGVVEARFAFVESGNENHHTVITEEHRIDLQHEDGAQQESEYTEHYATATQRHLDSLKRPGKGGKILGIHEHDDIPPPIPSTPPPIARLRQCREAAALANLEVDQPEPAERKKVEVDLFLATPPRPGTIAEREHKKWENAAPIENNPYSEENIQKRLWQRQYSRKVSSESSSGVNTEAPKVDGTSIQVVLGAGQPDVKRYGRDYYINEAKKASGERARRSAMLNAGRPNSSLSQNSGSFEGDIEQQVSYGLDRFEEASLRGSLHRRSFRGQNSSPHFVTNPLLHLQVGEDLKVSRVDELSDPCVSDSVTDRVRNSASSSYRGNDAPIDTVQHRIVGPSNAHHDTECSSNEDSNVTVRNAASRYGESKLIQTLSKTRDPKASSCGEVPKEQNNQMDFSEMSSEKLASISDLMSEGRNRELRVLDDRGRLVDLDPENFERLFKTGDAVENFAVNPLYDLENNFLLPNRNPQRSNFVDQDSGMYSIESNEVTETDKSGIRKEEDEEPPKRLSVDESKRGDEIVTSNGKRYSNFGSFKFNTFGGIKRRRFNWNDLQDEFDDTDSENEGMAEYPDNVSDFGSMKCQTFGGIKQRTNFDGKNIIKYHKVKLRPSLSFRDAKEAKQRRETMSENGEDILYSNFETRRDPSYTKFRDAKVNSNGERVKKKKPSHHVGSKRASAERNIGDENLMASFLRDALMRPKSRLSTDNESIYSLDTASAQKSPRYRGVSSRPIKPRAIRDDSSLRLEPPESPEVIERSFETLAGLRRSRSLKDDSNSILRSSSVHRKIAEDVSMW from the exons atgATACCGGAATTCCTAGAACAAATGTTGACGCTGATCGGTGGCATCGTCATTGCCTACTTCATCTACTTGTTCCTCAAGAAGAAAGATG ATAAGCCGGCAGCCGATACTCCGACAATGGCGCACGCCGCGCTTCGTGATTTGGTCGAACGTGCTGTGGAGGAAGCGAGGAAGCTGCCTGGACTCGGAAATCCGGATGCTGGACGGTCCACCGAGCCCGGAGATGTAGCCGACCAGACCTACGAGGATCTACTCGCGACTGCTATACTCAACAAG GTAATCGAGAAGTACCAAACCGAACGCGTCGACAATAACAGCAACACATTAGGCGCCAAGAAAACCTCTCAGAATCAAAAATACATCACGA GCGAAATCGAGGTGGGACTCGACGAAGGCGTCGAGGAAGGCAGCAGCAGCCTCGAACCACTCTCGCAGGATGAGTATGGCAGCGATTGTAGCGCACCACCCTCGAAATATTCCATCAATCGTCAGGAACCACTATCGTTGACG ATAGAAGAGCACATCGAAGAAGTGACAACGACCTACACTTCGGACGAGGAAGAACGAGATGAAGCCGCGGCAAATGGTCTGAACTTCAACAAGGCGCATCGTGTGCCTTTCCCTGAATTTGGAATGGACATAATCGATC TTTCGCAAGAGTCTTCCGAGGAATTGCAGGACGAGGTGTCGACACCGACGCACGTGGATCTAGTCACGCCTGTCGAGTCATGGGAGGAGAATTGGCTGtttcaaaagaagaagatgcaGGCTCAATCCGAACCAGTTTCAATGCTGGTCCCAAATCCTAGCGAAGATTTAAAGCCTTTAATTGGCGATAGAGAAGCCGATGACACCTCCGATCTGTCCGACTGTTCCGCTCATTCCGACGAAGAAATTGAGGACGAACTTCTCGAAGCTATCAACAACGTGATTCCAAAACCTCCAGGTAATACGGAAGAGACCGAAGCTTCTGGTTTGCTGGAAGCTAAGGGAAGAGGGGAAATTAACACGCGAACTGCAGATGACGCCCGAACGATTGTTCACGATAATTTAACGATGAACACCGCCACTCACTTCCAAATCAACGAACCTAGTGCCAACGGAATGACGAACGGACATAACGAACAGAAACCCGCGAGTCCATCGTCGGGGACGACGGAGATCAAACTTGGCATTGAAGATATGCTCGTGTTTCATTTGAGGGACAAAAAGACGTCGCAATCTGAGCAGAAAACTACGCATCAGGATCCGTCGAGCGAGTTTATACAGGCGGAAAAATCGTCGGGAAATATCATAACGTTGGATGAAAAGATAGGTGGAAGTGATGTAAAAATTCCAGAACCAGCTTCTAGAGTGAAGTCGAGAGCTTCGGTCGAAATCACGAGTCGAAGCGGGGTCCAAACGGTCGTGGTGAACAGCTCGTCGACTTCTTTTACAGAGAAGTCTAATCTTGATGTGACAGGTCCTGAGGTACCTGAATCGGTCTGCCAGCTCGACCAACCAAAGGATCAACAAGCGAAGCGTCCATCCGTCACACCGCGACTTAACGAGTTGGATAAACTGCCTCAAGACCAGCTTGTCAACCAGAAGGATGATTTGTGCTCAAAAGGGTGCCCCAGAACTCCAGCATCATCTCCTCTTAAACAGGAAGTCGGAGCCACAGAAATCCAAACTCGTACCGATTTCCGTTCGCTGGATGAAAAACTGGTATCCATCGAGACGAAAGTTGGCACGAATCTTAGTTCGCTGGAAGAAAAACTGAGAAGCTACGTTCCGGACTTCGAAAAGAACCAAGACCTCAATCTTACGGAAGTTGCAAACGGAGTGGTTGAAGCGCGTTTCGCTTTCGTAGAAAGCGGCAACGAGAATCATCACACTGTGATAACCGAGGAGCACAGAATCGACCTGCAAC ACGAGGATGGTGCTCAGCAGGAAAGCGAGTACACCGAGCATTACGCTACAGCGACCCAGAGACACCTGGACAGTTTAAAGAGACCTGGCAAAGGTGGCAAAATACTCGGTATTCACGAGCATGACGATATCCCACCGCCAATACCCTCGACTCCTCCACCGATTGCTAGACTCAG GCAGTGCCGCGAGGCTGCGGCGTTAGCCAACCTTGAGGTTGATCAGCCCGAACCAGCCGAACGGAAGAAGGTCGAAGTTGACCTGTTTCTCGCCACCCCACCTCGTCCAG GCACGATAGCCGAGCGCGAGCATAAGAAGTGGGAAAATGCCGCGCCGATAGAGAACAATCCTTACAGTGAGGAAAACATTCAGAAAAGATTATGGCAACGACAATACTCCCGGAAGGTATCATCCGAATCTTCATCTGG GGTTAACACCGAAGCACCAAAGGTGGATGGAACCTCTATTCAAGTGGTCCTGGGCGCTGGTCAACCGGACGTCAAGAG GTATGGGAGAGACTACTATATCAACGAGGCAAAGAAAGCAAGTGGGGAGCGCGCTAGAAGATCGGCTATGTTGAATGCCGGAAGACCGAACAGCTCGTTATCCCAGAATTCCGGCTCGTTCGAAGGCGATATTGAACAGCAGGTGAGTTATGGACTTGACAGATTCGAGGAGGCATCCCTGCGGGGCAGCCTTCATAGACGGAGCTTTCGAGGGCAGAATTCGAGTCCCCATTTTGTAACCAACCCTCTGCTCCACTTGCAAGTTGGCGAGGATTTGAAAGTTAGTCGAGTTGACGAGCTAAGCGACCCTTGCGTGTCCGATTCCGTAACAGACAGAGTACGAAATAGCGCGTCGTCGAGTTATCGAGGAAACGATGCACCGATTGACACGGTGCAACACCGAATTGTTGGGCCCAGTAATGCTCACCACGATACCGAGTGCTCGTCGAATGAAGACTCAAATGTCACGGTAAGGAACGCGGCGTCCAGATATGGAGAATCAAAATTGATTCAAACTTTATCGAAGACGAGAGATCCG AAAGCAAGTTCTTGTGGAGAGGTACCGAAGGAACAGAACAATCAAATGGATTTCTCTGAGATGTCCTCTGAGAAATTAGCGAGCATTTCCGATTTAATGTCTGAGGGAAGAAATCGCGAGCTTAGAGTATTGGACGACAGAGGAAGATTGGTAGATCTCGATCCAGAGAACTTTGAAAGACTTTTCAAAACCGGAGATGCTGTTGAAAACTTTGCTGTTAATCCGTTGTAtgatttagaaaataatttcctacTACCGAATCGTAATCCACAACGTTCTAATTTTGTGGATCAAGATTCCGGAATGTATTCCATCGAATCGAACGAAGTAACGGAAACGGATAAGAGTGGGATTAGGAAAGAGGAGGATGAAGAACCGCCGAAAAGATTGTCAGTTGACGAGTCGAAAAGGGGTGACGAAATCGTGACGTCCAACGGTAAGAGATATTCGAACTTTGGAAGCTTCAAGTTCAATACATTTGGTGGAATAAAGAGAAGACGCTTTAACTGGAACGACCTGCAGGACGAGTTTGACGACACGGATTCGGAAAACGAGGGTATGGCCGAATACCCGGATAACGTTTCGGACTTTGGCAGTATGAAGTGTCAAACTTTCGGCGGAATCAAGCAGAGAACAAATTTCGatggtaaaaatataataaagtaCCATAAAGTTAAATTGAGGCCAAGTCTCTCGTTCAGAGACGCCAAAGAGGCGAAGCAGCGACGGGAAACCATGTCCGAGAACGGAGAGGATATTCTCTACAGCAATTTTGAGACTCGAAGAGATCCAAGCTACACAAAGTTCAGAGATGCAAAAGTgaactcgaacggcgaacgtgtcaagaagaagaaaccaTCGCATCACGTTGGCTCGAAAAGAGCGTCAGCCGAACGGAACATCGGCGATGAAAACTTGATGGCGAGCTTTTTGAGAGACGCCCTGATGCGGCCAAAGTCACGATTGTCGACCGACAATGAATCAATTTATTCTCTGGATACTGCATCAGCTCAAAAATCGCCCCGTTATCGAGGAGTATCCAGCCGTCCGATCAAACCTCGTGCAATTCGCGATGACAGCAGTCTTAGATTAGAACCACCCGAGTCCCCAGAAGTGATAGAAAGAAGCTTTGAAACGTTGGCCGGTTTACGGAGGAGTCGAAGTCTTAAGGACGATAGTAACAGTATTCTTAGAAGTAGCAGCGTGCATAGAAAGATTGCCGAGGACGTATCTATGTGGTGA